From the genome of Acidobacteriota bacterium, one region includes:
- a CDS encoding carbon-nitrogen hydrolase family protein yields the protein MRLALAQTHPTPGDIAANLAAHLRFIRKAVSLQADLVLFPELSLIGYEPALAGKLEMPLDDPRLDAFQQVSDAEGTIVGVGAPIAAAGKPQIGLIFFRPHEPRKLYGKHHLHADEEPFFSPAENSWVTLGESLRIGPAICYEISVPEHAERAVVAGAEVYLASVAKTVPGVEVAGERLAAVAKRYSMLVLMANCVGWADGERCGGRSAVWDERGRLLGQLDGEGEGLLLFDTETREVMVVGL from the coding sequence ATGAGACTCGCCCTGGCCCAAACCCACCCCACCCCCGGCGACATCGCCGCCAACCTCGCGGCCCATCTTCGATTCATCCGGAAGGCTGTTTCCCTCCAAGCGGACTTGGTCCTCTTCCCGGAGCTCTCCCTTATCGGCTACGAGCCAGCGTTGGCAGGGAAGCTGGAGATGCCCCTCGACGATCCGCGGCTGGATGCCTTCCAGCAGGTCAGTGACGCCGAGGGGACCATCGTTGGAGTCGGAGCTCCCATCGCGGCAGCTGGCAAGCCCCAGATCGGCCTGATCTTCTTCCGGCCCCACGAGCCTCGGAAGCTCTACGGCAAACATCATCTCCACGCGGACGAGGAGCCGTTCTTCTCGCCCGCTGAGAATTCCTGGGTCACTCTTGGCGAGTCACTCCGCATTGGGCCGGCGATTTGCTACGAGATTTCGGTGCCGGAGCATGCGGAGCGGGCGGTGGTGGCTGGGGCGGAGGTGTATTTGGCGAGCGTGGCGAAGACGGTTCCTGGGGTGGAGGTGGCGGGGGAGAGGTTGGCGGCGGTGGCGAAGCGGTACTCGATGCTCGTGCTCATGGCCAACTGCGTGGGGTGGGCGGATGGGGAACGATGCGGGGGGCGGTCGGCGGTGTGGGACGAGCGGGGGCGGTTGTTGGGGCAGCTCGATGGGGAAGGGGAAGGGCTGTTGCTCTTCGATACGGAGACGCGGGAGGTGATGGTGGTGGGGCTCTGA
- a CDS encoding DUF433 domain-containing protein, with the protein MKGHAEQVVRRPEICGGEPCIRGIRIPISVILDNLVEGLSPAQIAEEYPPLTLQDIEAARRFAGEKL; encoded by the coding sequence GTGAAGGGGCATGCAGAGCAAGTCGTACGACGGCCAGAGATCTGCGGCGGTGAACCCTGCATCCGCGGAATCCGGATTCCCATCTCGGTGATCCTCGACAACCTGGTAGAAGGCCTCTCGCCGGCACAGATCGCCGAAGAGTACCCACCGCTGACTCTGCAAGACATCGAGGCGGCTCGTCGTTTTGCCGGGGAGAAGCTCTAG
- a CDS encoding FRG domain-containing protein, with protein MNENTSANQPDNFRVYKPKTWGEVIRLSRHFPGWAFRGVGDSRWTMQHSLERSIERFATGNQDRLAVEKKLILEFQKSAHLFFPAEILPETSDWFGWMSLIQHYGGPTRLLDFTRSFYCAAFFALENPVPEATAAIWCVNLPKLNSEDQRHRLKGEGRSLPSLKVPTIQERVYSAIEEERENGLDLGVYPYEPSRLHQRLAYQQGLFLVPTRAAGGFHKQILKGLKIDAEEFGAWEACPSEDCPPYADPKALLKLDLVKIDLKPEIHQEGRADLKQMNLTSMTLFPGPDGYARSLHWLLESGRLREEFDLNPSVLSGQQIKERERMCKRLEEE; from the coding sequence ATGAACGAGAATACGTCTGCTAACCAGCCAGATAACTTCAGAGTCTACAAGCCCAAAACTTGGGGCGAGGTGATTCGTCTGAGCCGCCATTTTCCTGGATGGGCTTTTCGAGGAGTGGGAGATTCCCGCTGGACGATGCAGCACAGCCTCGAAAGGAGCATCGAGCGCTTCGCTACGGGAAACCAAGATCGCTTGGCAGTCGAGAAAAAGCTCATCCTGGAATTCCAGAAGTCTGCTCACCTGTTCTTTCCGGCCGAGATTCTCCCTGAAACCAGCGACTGGTTTGGCTGGATGAGTCTGATCCAGCACTACGGAGGCCCTACCCGACTCCTCGATTTCACACGCTCTTTCTATTGCGCCGCTTTCTTCGCCCTGGAAAATCCAGTCCCCGAGGCAACCGCGGCGATTTGGTGCGTGAATCTTCCAAAGCTCAATAGTGAGGATCAGCGACACCGGCTAAAAGGCGAAGGCAGATCTTTGCCTTCGCTCAAGGTCCCAACCATCCAGGAGAGAGTTTACTCGGCTATCGAGGAGGAGCGGGAGAATGGGCTTGATCTGGGCGTCTACCCCTACGAGCCTTCTCGTCTTCATCAACGACTGGCCTACCAGCAAGGTCTCTTCCTTGTCCCTACAAGAGCTGCTGGCGGGTTCCACAAGCAGATACTCAAGGGGCTAAAGATCGATGCCGAGGAGTTCGGGGCTTGGGAAGCGTGCCCAAGTGAAGACTGTCCACCTTACGCAGATCCTAAAGCCTTGCTGAAGCTCGATCTGGTCAAGATCGATTTGAAGCCTGAGATCCACCAAGAGGGACGAGCTGATCTGAAACAGATGAATCTGACAAGCATGACCCTTTTCCCGGGGCCAGATGGCTATGCGAGGTCGCTTCACTGGCTTCTTGAGTCGGGACGTCTGAGGGAAGAGTTCGATCTCAACCCTAGTGTGCTCTCGGGCCAACAAATCAAAGAGCGAGAGCGAATGTGCAAACGCCTGGAGGAGGAGTGA
- a CDS encoding PQQ-binding-like beta-propeller repeat protein, translating into MAHLRPSSRHSFFVLCLAAVLALTGVGLSSGTALAADWPQWRGPQLDGTSAETGLPLRWSTEQNIAWKLAVPARSGATPVVADGRIYLSVSKDPETDKELALWAVDAKSGKLLWQRPLGGGNELKYKQHMSSPSPVTDGQRVWVMTGTGIVKAFSREGQELWSRDLQKEYGAFGLQWGYASSPLLFEDSLIIQVLHGMHTDDPSYVLRVDQATGKTRWRVERPTEAVRESPDAYTTPMVLERGGEPEIVIAGGDVVTGHDPVTGRELWRVGGVNPDRGASDRLVASPLVDGHRIFAFGKRGPIVALEASGEGTPKTLWISETGTDVPTPVTDGRYLYVVNDSGIAHCFDAATGKIVWGPQRLATGTYSASPVLADGRIYAINESGTTSVFRAAPEFELLATNSLDGYTLSSPAIAQGRIYLRTDEFLYAVEEPPASSGSHE; encoded by the coding sequence ATGGCGCACCTCAGACCCTCCTCTCGGCACTCTTTCTTCGTCCTCTGCCTCGCCGCCGTCCTGGCTTTGACCGGTGTCGGTTTGAGCAGTGGGACCGCCCTGGCGGCGGATTGGCCGCAGTGGCGCGGACCCCAGCTGGACGGCACCAGCGCCGAGACCGGCCTGCCGCTGCGCTGGAGCACGGAGCAGAACATCGCCTGGAAGCTCGCCGTGCCGGCCCGTAGCGGCGCCACACCGGTGGTGGCGGACGGACGGATCTACCTCAGCGTCAGTAAAGACCCGGAAACCGACAAAGAGTTGGCGCTTTGGGCGGTGGATGCGAAGTCCGGCAAGCTTCTCTGGCAGCGCCCCCTGGGCGGTGGCAACGAGCTCAAATACAAGCAGCACATGTCGTCCCCGTCGCCGGTGACCGACGGCCAGCGGGTGTGGGTGATGACCGGCACCGGCATCGTCAAAGCGTTCAGCCGCGAAGGCCAGGAGCTGTGGTCCCGGGATTTGCAGAAGGAGTACGGGGCTTTCGGGCTGCAGTGGGGCTATGCTTCGTCGCCGCTGCTCTTCGAAGATTCCCTGATCATCCAGGTGCTCCACGGCATGCACACCGACGACCCCTCCTATGTTCTGCGGGTCGATCAGGCCACGGGCAAAACTCGCTGGCGGGTGGAGCGACCCACCGAGGCCGTGCGCGAGTCCCCGGACGCTTACACCACCCCCATGGTGCTGGAGCGGGGCGGCGAGCCGGAGATCGTCATCGCCGGCGGCGACGTGGTCACCGGCCACGATCCCGTCACCGGCCGGGAGCTCTGGCGAGTGGGCGGCGTCAACCCCGACCGCGGCGCCAGCGATCGCCTGGTGGCCTCGCCGTTGGTGGACGGCCACCGCATCTTCGCCTTCGGCAAGCGCGGCCCCATCGTCGCCCTGGAAGCCTCCGGAGAAGGCACCCCCAAGACCCTGTGGATCAGCGAGACCGGCACCGACGTGCCCACCCCGGTGACCGATGGCCGCTATCTCTACGTGGTCAACGACAGTGGCATTGCCCATTGCTTCGACGCCGCCACCGGCAAGATCGTCTGGGGCCCCCAACGCCTCGCCACCGGGACCTACAGCGCCTCCCCAGTCCTCGCCGACGGCCGCATCTACGCCATCAACGAATCCGGCACCACCAGCGTCTTCCGCGCCGCCCCGGAGTTCGAGCTCCTCGCCACCAACTCCCTCGACGGCTACACCCTCAGCTCCCCGGCGATTGCCCAAGGCAGAATCTATCTGCGCACGGATGAGTTCTTGTACGCGGTGGAGGAGCCTCCAGCTTCCAGCGGCTCGCACGAGTGA
- a CDS encoding MFS transporter produces MTAMHDKPPPVTRREIFGWAMFDFANSSYTTIIITVFFSVYFTKVVVAGPNADGLWGLGIFITNLLVMLSSPLVGALADGSGRKKAFLFGSYVLCVGATAALFFATPGQIVLGLVLLVISNVAFSFGENFAAAFLPEISTPEKIGRISAFGWGLGYFGGLACLLLVRPLVAGLDLPREVLIGAEGTGALFELRMAWVVTAAFFLVAGLPTFFFLKERAPRRSSKSLKDFAAEGFHRLGETAREITHFSELRRFLVIFFFYQAGLTTVVAFAGIFAERTLRFTTQELIVLFLMLQVASAAGALVFGWIQDRIGGRRSIQITLVIWVIVCVGSYFCQTKGQFWVLAGMAGLGIGSLQSASRAVVGLFSPREKSGEFFGFWGLAGKAAYMVGPIFFGVVSSLTGSQRTAILTTTVFFVIGLIGMAWVNEEHGHAEAARWHAEKSGAIPEGDDLPSSDPGGLSD; encoded by the coding sequence ATGACCGCCATGCACGACAAGCCGCCGCCGGTGACACGCCGGGAGATCTTTGGCTGGGCGATGTTTGACTTCGCCAACTCCAGCTACACCACCATCATCATCACGGTCTTTTTCAGTGTCTATTTCACCAAGGTCGTGGTGGCGGGTCCCAACGCCGACGGCCTGTGGGGGCTGGGCATCTTCATCACCAATCTTCTGGTCATGCTCTCCTCACCGCTGGTGGGAGCCCTGGCGGACGGGTCCGGACGGAAGAAGGCGTTCCTCTTCGGTTCCTACGTGCTCTGCGTCGGGGCCACCGCGGCGCTCTTCTTCGCTACTCCGGGGCAAATCGTCCTGGGGCTGGTGCTCCTGGTGATCTCCAACGTCGCTTTCTCCTTCGGCGAGAACTTCGCCGCCGCCTTCCTGCCGGAGATCTCGACGCCGGAGAAGATCGGCCGTATTTCCGCCTTCGGCTGGGGACTGGGCTATTTCGGTGGCCTCGCCTGTCTGCTGCTGGTACGGCCGCTGGTGGCGGGGCTGGATCTGCCCCGGGAGGTCCTGATCGGAGCCGAAGGCACCGGCGCCCTCTTCGAGCTGCGCATGGCTTGGGTGGTCACCGCCGCGTTCTTCTTGGTCGCCGGGCTGCCCACCTTCTTTTTTCTCAAGGAACGGGCCCCACGGCGTTCCAGCAAGAGCCTCAAGGACTTCGCCGCCGAGGGCTTCCACCGCCTGGGAGAGACCGCCCGGGAGATCACCCACTTCTCGGAGCTGCGGCGTTTCCTGGTGATCTTCTTCTTTTATCAGGCGGGCTTGACCACCGTGGTGGCCTTCGCCGGTATTTTTGCCGAACGCACCCTGCGCTTCACCACCCAGGAGCTGATCGTCCTCTTCCTGATGCTCCAGGTCGCCTCCGCCGCCGGGGCCTTGGTCTTCGGCTGGATTCAGGACCGCATCGGCGGCCGGCGGTCGATCCAGATCACGCTGGTGATCTGGGTGATCGTGTGCGTGGGCTCATATTTTTGCCAGACCAAGGGGCAGTTCTGGGTCCTGGCGGGGATGGCGGGGCTGGGCATCGGCTCGTTGCAGAGCGCATCCCGGGCGGTGGTAGGGCTGTTTTCGCCGCGGGAGAAGAGCGGCGAGTTCTTCGGTTTTTGGGGCTTGGCGGGCAAGGCGGCCTATATGGTGGGACCGATCTTCTTCGGCGTCGTCTCCTCCCTCACCGGCTCCCAGCGCACGGCCATTCTCACCACCACGGTGTTCTTCGTCATCGGGCTCATCGGCATGGCCTGGGTCAACGAGGAGCACGGCCACGCCGAGGCGGCCCGCTGGCACGCCGAGAAGTCCGGCGCAATACCGGAAGGCGACGATCTGCCGAGCTCCGATCCGGGAGGCCTCTCTGACTGA
- a CDS encoding 1-acyl-sn-glycerol-3-phosphate acyltransferase → MAPQPEEERWVQRLLRALARWVLGVFFRRVEVEGHQHLPRDRPVLVVANHVNSLIDAVLLVGSLPRMPRFLGKSTLWKMKPLLPFLKAARVIPVYRRQDPGVDASKNVETFAACYEALAAGESIALFPEGISHNEPELQPLKTGAARIALGAERRFGPLGVAIVPAGMTFDAKGRFRSRALLRFGEAIELEEGTDDEDREAVQQLTTRIEKGIREVTLNYGSWSEARRLERAVDLWALPAPSLPTRGQLSDRVKLRRAFLAGYRRLAREYPQRVARVEAAVSHYDDLLTACGLRDDQVAASYPRHLVARYLFHTLGLLLLRLPLALVGLVLNWLPYRIPGWIAAKMADKPDVQSTYKLFSALFAFPLFWGLEAGLMGHFFGLWPALALLALAPITGWQALHFSERSGGFLAEARAYLLLHGRKDLAQELKSRRATILRQVSELVDLYLQDQAPSPTPS, encoded by the coding sequence GTGGCCCCTCAGCCCGAGGAGGAGCGCTGGGTTCAGCGCCTGCTGCGAGCCTTGGCCCGTTGGGTACTCGGCGTGTTTTTCCGCCGGGTGGAGGTAGAGGGCCACCAACACCTGCCCCGAGACCGGCCGGTGTTGGTGGTGGCGAACCATGTGAACTCCCTCATCGACGCGGTGCTGCTGGTGGGCAGCCTGCCGCGGATGCCCCGCTTCCTGGGCAAGAGCACGCTGTGGAAGATGAAGCCGCTGCTGCCGTTCCTCAAGGCGGCGCGGGTGATCCCGGTGTACCGGCGCCAGGATCCGGGAGTGGATGCGAGCAAGAATGTCGAGACCTTCGCCGCCTGCTACGAGGCGCTGGCGGCGGGTGAGAGCATCGCGCTCTTCCCCGAGGGCATCAGCCACAACGAACCAGAGCTCCAGCCCCTGAAGACCGGCGCGGCCCGCATCGCGCTGGGAGCGGAGCGGCGCTTCGGACCGCTAGGGGTGGCGATCGTGCCGGCGGGGATGACCTTCGATGCCAAGGGGCGATTTCGCTCCCGAGCGCTACTGCGCTTCGGCGAGGCCATCGAGCTCGAGGAGGGTACGGACGACGAGGATCGGGAGGCGGTCCAGCAGCTGACCACGCGTATCGAGAAGGGGATCCGCGAGGTCACCCTGAACTATGGCTCGTGGTCGGAGGCGCGGAGGCTGGAGCGGGCGGTGGATTTGTGGGCTCTGCCGGCGCCGTCGCTGCCCACCCGCGGCCAGCTCTCGGATCGGGTGAAGCTGCGGCGGGCGTTCTTGGCGGGCTATCGGCGGCTGGCCCGGGAGTATCCCCAGCGGGTGGCGCGGGTGGAAGCGGCGGTGTCTCACTACGACGACCTGCTCACGGCCTGTGGGCTGCGGGACGACCAGGTGGCAGCGAGCTATCCCCGGCATCTGGTGGCCCGATACTTGTTCCACACCCTGGGCCTGCTCCTGCTGCGGCTGCCGTTGGCGCTGGTGGGGTTGGTGCTCAATTGGCTGCCATATCGGATCCCGGGATGGATTGCGGCGAAGATGGCGGACAAGCCCGACGTGCAGTCGACCTACAAATTGTTCAGCGCCCTCTTCGCGTTCCCGCTCTTCTGGGGTCTGGAAGCCGGTCTCATGGGTCATTTCTTCGGGCTCTGGCCAGCCCTGGCGCTACTGGCCCTGGCTCCCATCACCGGCTGGCAGGCGCTCCATTTCAGTGAGCGCAGCGGCGGCTTCCTCGCCGAGGCCCGCGCCTACCTGCTCCTCCACGGCCGCAAGGACCTGGCCCAAGAGCTCAAATCCCGCCGCGCCACCATCCTGCGGCAGGTCTCGGAGCTCGTGGACCTCTATCTGCAAGATCAAGCCCCCTCCCCCACTCCCTCTTGA
- a CDS encoding FAD-dependent oxidoreductase, translating to MGKILVLGAGIIGLSTAVRLQEEGHSVEILARSLPMETTSAIAAAIWLPYRAEPAEKIARWSAQTYRRYAVEARDPASGVQLVELRKIARRELVDPYWLRPEYPSRRLSSDELPPGYEDGMAVRVPFIPSNRYLPWLLDRFRAAGGTVTVGEVGSLEELPQEPEAVVCCVGLGARELVGDDSLFPIRGQLVRLRSPSSPAQEIPPYVGDETSFEDPVYILPRGSECILGGTAQPGEGDLAPDPQTQERILARCFEIAPELRGWKVDGALVGLRPGRPSVRLEREVLHGRPVIFNYGHGGSGFTVAWGCADEVVELLGESLPE from the coding sequence ATGGGAAAGATCTTGGTCCTCGGCGCCGGCATCATCGGGCTCTCCACGGCAGTGCGGCTGCAGGAAGAGGGACACTCGGTGGAGATCTTGGCACGCTCGCTGCCGATGGAGACCACCTCCGCCATCGCCGCCGCCATCTGGCTGCCGTATCGCGCGGAGCCGGCGGAGAAGATCGCTCGTTGGTCGGCGCAGACGTATCGGCGCTATGCGGTGGAGGCGAGGGATCCGGCCTCGGGGGTGCAGCTAGTGGAGCTGCGCAAGATCGCTCGCCGGGAGCTGGTGGATCCCTACTGGCTGCGCCCGGAGTATCCGTCCCGCCGCCTCTCCTCGGACGAGCTGCCGCCAGGCTATGAAGACGGCATGGCGGTGCGGGTGCCGTTCATTCCGTCCAATCGCTATCTGCCCTGGTTGCTGGACCGTTTTCGCGCCGCCGGTGGCACGGTGACGGTGGGGGAAGTGGGGAGCCTGGAGGAGCTGCCGCAGGAGCCGGAGGCGGTGGTGTGCTGTGTCGGCCTGGGAGCGCGGGAGCTGGTGGGGGACGACAGTCTCTTTCCCATCCGCGGTCAGCTGGTGCGCTTGCGCTCGCCCTCCTCTCCAGCCCAGGAGATTCCTCCCTACGTCGGGGACGAGACTTCCTTCGAGGACCCGGTGTACATCCTGCCTCGGGGATCGGAATGCATTCTCGGAGGCACGGCGCAGCCGGGAGAGGGCGACCTGGCGCCGGATCCTCAGACTCAGGAAAGAATCCTGGCCCGCTGTTTCGAGATCGCTCCGGAGCTCCGCGGTTGGAAAGTCGACGGAGCCCTGGTAGGCCTGCGCCCTGGCCGCCCGTCGGTGCGTCTGGAACGGGAGGTTCTCCACGGTCGCCCGGTGATTTTCAACTACGGTCACGGGGGGTCGGGATTCACGGTGGCCTGGGGGTGTGCGGACGAGGTCGTAGAGCTCTTGGGCGAGTCCCTACCCGAATAG
- a CDS encoding SDR family NAD(P)-dependent oxidoreductase — MSYRPSLLDRVLDASIYFSFDASGYRRHARHFDAEDLQVDLTGRRVLITGANSGLGKVAALSLGQLGAEVWMLCRNRERGEAALADLNTATGRDDGRLELVDLSDLGSVRDLARRLGSTPVDVLVHNAGALVHRRTLVETQNDTELELTWATHVVGPTLLTELLLPNLRAATEHNGDGARGGSRVVTVTSGGMYTERLNVGDLDWQKRRFDGVVAYAQAKRAQVVLTELWARRLADDGVTVNAMHPGWADTPGVREALPAFWRFTRKRLRSPRQGADTIVWLAAAEAAGKHSGELFFDRRVVSPYLLPGKRESEEERATLWRRVREQAGLAPTAAPRPRSSEESAGEP; from the coding sequence ATGAGCTACCGCCCGAGCCTTCTCGACCGCGTCCTGGACGCGTCCATCTACTTCTCCTTCGACGCCAGCGGCTACCGGCGCCACGCCCGCCACTTCGATGCCGAAGATCTGCAGGTCGACCTCACCGGTCGGCGAGTGCTAATCACCGGCGCCAACTCCGGCCTGGGCAAAGTCGCCGCTCTGAGTCTCGGTCAGCTGGGCGCCGAGGTGTGGATGCTCTGCCGCAATCGGGAACGGGGCGAAGCGGCGCTGGCGGATCTGAACACCGCCACCGGCCGTGACGACGGCCGCCTGGAGCTCGTCGACCTCTCCGATCTCGGCTCCGTCCGCGACCTCGCCCGGCGTCTGGGATCGACGCCGGTGGATGTGCTGGTGCACAACGCCGGGGCCCTGGTGCACCGCCGGACCCTCGTCGAAACCCAAAACGATACCGAGCTGGAGCTCACCTGGGCGACCCACGTGGTGGGGCCGACCCTGCTCACCGAGCTGCTGCTCCCCAACCTGCGCGCCGCCACGGAGCACAACGGCGACGGAGCGAGGGGCGGTAGCCGGGTGGTCACCGTCACCTCCGGCGGCATGTACACCGAGCGCCTCAACGTGGGTGACCTCGACTGGCAGAAGCGGCGTTTCGACGGCGTGGTCGCCTATGCCCAGGCCAAACGCGCCCAGGTGGTGCTCACCGAGCTGTGGGCCCGGCGGCTGGCGGACGACGGCGTCACCGTCAACGCTATGCACCCCGGCTGGGCGGATACCCCGGGAGTTCGGGAGGCGCTGCCGGCTTTTTGGAGATTTACCCGCAAGCGCCTGCGCTCTCCGCGCCAGGGAGCGGATACCATCGTCTGGCTGGCGGCGGCGGAAGCCGCGGGGAAGCATAGCGGCGAGCTCTTCTTCGACCGCCGGGTCGTTTCCCCCTATCTGCTGCCGGGCAAGCGAGAGAGCGAGGAAGAGCGAGCGACACTCTGGCGCCGGGTGCGAGAACAGGCTGGGCTGGCGCCCACGGCAGCTCCCCGGCCCCGATCCTCCGAAGAATCCGCCGGCGAGCCCTGA
- a CDS encoding peroxiredoxin-like family protein, with translation MFCREQVAQLRDVEPQIRDRGARLLVVGNGSPSQAARFQEERELSFPLLTDPDLTAYAAAGLRRNLGSTFRLGVIKNAARALSSGHRQGSVQGDPWQQGGAFIFTPEDEVLFSQISREGGDHVDPQELLEHIPAG, from the coding sequence ATGTTCTGCCGCGAGCAGGTCGCGCAGTTGCGTGACGTCGAACCGCAGATCCGAGACCGTGGAGCCCGCCTGCTGGTGGTGGGCAACGGTAGCCCGTCCCAGGCTGCGCGCTTCCAAGAAGAGCGGGAGCTCTCCTTCCCCCTCCTCACCGACCCCGACCTCACCGCCTACGCCGCGGCGGGGCTTCGCCGAAACCTCGGGTCGACCTTCCGGCTGGGAGTGATCAAGAACGCCGCCCGCGCCCTCTCCTCCGGCCATCGCCAGGGCAGCGTCCAAGGCGACCCCTGGCAGCAGGGCGGAGCCTTCATCTTCACCCCGGAGGACGAGGTGCTCTTCTCGCAGATCAGCCGCGAGGGCGGCGACCACGTGGATCCCCAGGAGCTCCTGGAGCACATTCCCGCCGGCTGA